From a region of the Suncus etruscus isolate mSunEtr1 chromosome 11, mSunEtr1.pri.cur, whole genome shotgun sequence genome:
- the MAGEL2 gene encoding MAGE-like protein 2, giving the protein MDMSQLSKNLGDSSPPAAEGPKPPVYSRPTVLMRAPPASSRAPPVPWDPPAPELQATLGAWPAPQPAWDAPQGQPAPGAPLVQAPPLGGPLGKPPTPGVLMMRPPPPTAPGVLMMHPSAPVAPLAHPGPPGTPLGHPAPPGTPMSQPTAPGVLMAPTMTPGVLMVQPPPPAALMAQPPPPGAQLAKPPPQGPGVLMIHPPGPRAPLAQPAASGAPVVQPSAPPAQMATWAPQAQPLILQIQSQVIRAPTPVPQGPQGPPAPLATPPGWQSAAPPWQAPPQGWQAAPLTWQATQVTWQAPTITWQAATPVRQGPPPIRPGPPPIRPGPPPVRQGPPPIRQAPQLIRQAPPPIRPAPQVLATPPHLWQVLPPPPPLRQAPQTRLPAPQLRAAPQVRAAPPMPMQQVPSVPPVAQVTATAPPAGPQMPMPLSAPRVSHCPPVIWQAPKGQPPVPQELPANMEFQDLQPVPPGAWQVPKAPNQFWQQAPASEVQRQGPAMAPMERPFPAGPGPQKAFQAQLPPQPAQHPGAQADLPALQPQPTWQGCPTGPQGQQAAGPIVAPNFPPGPATPLMTPSGEPGGPPPPPQPGDRRTSSKERRTTSRERKAQAKERMIFAATFCAPQRPSRAPATPSAWQNVPGGACRGLSHRSCLWPSTSQGQPALAHVLAAPSAMPEAPTSLPHTLQDPFASAEALPSGPWATQPGESLAQMAASLPMSDTEAAQVPQVVVPHEAEASKGPAEPPKRSGKATRKKKHLNSCEDTSGFSALRDWPGRRPWDHPNWNDWELQAPVPMLGNWEAPSTCTLSGWEGPLTSRILGSWEGHGTTWALSGWEGPGLVRALSLWEGPSTSQSYRLSEIPHLSQGLGASPREVHAETQTLCPLDERANALVQFLLVKDQAKVPIKRSEMVKFIIREYKDECLEIINRANRKLQCVFGYQLKEIDTQNHSYVITSRQEAVRAEQAAAAAAAARAEAEAAAAVEAEAEAAAAPQVGPPEGPALDKPRLGLLMVVLSLIFLKGNCVREELIFSFLYKLGLDVCENHTVLGDTKLLITEVFVRQRYLEYRRVPFSEPAEFEILWGPRAFLETSKMLVLKFLAKLHKKDPSFWFRHYLEALSECDWEDPSEDGPDSGDEAQNSTSNPPYP; this is encoded by the exons ATGGACATGTCGCAGCTAAGTAAGAACCTGGGTGACTCCAGTCCCCCCGCCGCCGAGGGCCCCAAGCCGCCCGTCTATAGCCGCCCCACGGTGCTGATGCGTGCCCCGCCCGCCTCCTCGCGCGCTCCACCCGTCCCCTGGGACCCTCCGGCACCCGAGCTGCAGGCCACCCTGGGGGCCTGGCCCGCGCCGCAGCCTGCCTGGGACGCTCCGCAGGGCCAGCCCGCCCCGGGGGCCCCGCTGGTGCAGGCACCGCCCCTGGGGGGCCCGCTGGGCAAGCCCCCGACCCCCGGCGTCCTGATGATGCGCCCGCCCCCTCCGACGGCTCCTGGCGTGCTCATGATGCACCCTTCGGCGCCCGTGGCTCCTCTGGCACACCCCGGGCCTCCGGGCACCCCCCTGGGGCATCCCGCACCTCCCGGCACCCCGATGTCGCAGCCCACGGCGCCCGGAGTCCTGATGGCACCCACCATGACCCCTGGAGTCCTGATGGTGCAGCCGCCGCCTCCCGCCGCCCTCATGGCCCAACCGCCTCCGCCGGGGGCGCAGCTGGCCAAGCCCCCGCCGCAGGGGCCCGGAGTCCTCATGATCCACCCGCCGGGCCCCAGAGCGCCCCTGGCCCAGCCGGCTGCCTCCGGGGCACCCGTCGTGCAGCCCAGCGCCCCACCTGCACAAATGGCCACGTGGGCACCCCAGGCCCAGCCTCTGATCCTGCAGATCCAGTCTCAGGTCATCAGGGCGCCCACGCCGGTCCCCCAGGGGCCCCAGGGCCCGCCGGCACCGCTGGCTACACCCCCAGGTTGGCAGTCCGCAGCCCCCCCTTGGCAGGCTCCGCCGCAGGGCTGGCAGGCCGCGCCTCTGACCTGGCAGGCCACGCAGGTCACCTGGCAGGCGCCGACCATCACCTGGCAGGCAGCGACCCCTGTGCGCCAGGGCCCACCGCCCATCCGCCCCGGGCCGCCCCCCATCCGCCCGGGGCCCCCGCCGGTCCGCCAGGGCCCACCGCCCATTCGCCAGGCCCCGCAGCTGATCCGCCAGGCCCCGCCGCCCATACGGCCAGCCCCACAGGTCCTGGCCACGCCGCCACACCTGTGGCAAGTGCTGCCGCCGCCTCCACCCTTGCGCCAGGCCCCCCAGACGCGCCTGCCGGCGCCCCAGCTGCGAGCTGCCCCCCAGGTGCGAGCTGCCCCGCCGATGCCCATGCAGCAGGTGCCCAGCGTGCCGCCGGTGGCCCAGGTGACCGCCACGGCTCCCCCTGCGGGCCCACAGATGCCCATGCCACTGTCGGCACCCCGCGTGTCACACTGCCCGCCCGTCATCTGGCAGGCGCCCAAGGGACAGCCCCCAGTGCCGCAAGAGCTCCCTGCCAACATGGAGTTCCAGGACCTGCAGCCCGTGCCCCCCGGGGCCTGGCAGGTGCCCAAGGCCCCCAATCAGTTCTGGCAGCAGGCGCCTGCCTCTGAGGTGCAGAGGCAGGGCCCGGCAATGGCACCCATGGAGCGGCCCTTTCCGGCGGGCCCGGGCCCCCAAAAGGCCTTCCAAGCCCAGTTGCCTCCGCAGCCAGCGCAGCACCCGGGCGCGCAAGCCGATCTGCCTGCTCTGCAGCCTCAGCCCACCTGGCAGGGCTGCCCGACGGGGCCGCAAGGGCAGCAAGCAGCAGGCCCCATAGTGGCGCCAAATTTCCCCCCGGGTCCGGCTACGCCGCTCATGACTCCGTCGGGGGAGCCCGGggggccgccgccgcctccgcagCCAGGAGACCGCAGGACCTCGTCCAAGGAACGTCGCACGACATCCAGGGAGCGCAAGGCCCAGGCCAAGGAGCGCATGATCTTTGCCGCCACTTTCTGTGCTCCGCAGAGACCCAGCCGCGCGCCTGCAACACCCTCTGCCTGGCAAAACGTGCCGGGGGGGGCCTGCAGAGGCCTTTCCCACCGCAGCTGCCTCTGGCCCT CTACCTCCCAGGGCCAGCCTGCCCTGGCTCACGTGCTGGCAGCTCCGTCGGCCATGCCCGAGGCCCCCACATCACTGCCACACACCCTGCAAGACCCCTTTGCCAGCGCAGAGGCCCTGCCCTCAGGGCCCTGGGCGACCCAGCCTGGCGAGAGCCTGGCCCAGATGGCAGCTAGCCTCCCGATGTCCGACACAGAGGCAGCGCAGGTGCCCCAGGTGGTGGTGCCCCACGAAGCCGAGGCCTCCAAGGGCCCCGCCGAGCCTCCGAAGCGCTCCGGCAAAGCCACCAGGAAGAAGAAGCATCTGAACAGCTGCGAGGACACCAGCGGGTTCTCAGCCCTGCGAGACTGGCCAGGCCGCAGGCCCTGGGACCATCCCAACTGGAATGACTGGGAGCTGCAAGCCCCCGTGCCTATGCTGGGGAACTGGGAGGCCCCGAGCACCTGTACCCTGAGTGGCTGGGAAGGGCCCTTGACCTCCCGAATCCTGGGCAGCTGGGAAGGCCACGGCACCACCTGGGCCCTGAGTGGCTGGGAGGGTCCTGGCCTGGTGCGAGCCCTGAGCCTCTGGGAAGGTCCCAGCACCTCCCAGTCCTACCGTCTTTCCGAGATCCCCCATCTCTCTCAGGGACTAGGGGCCAGCCCCCGCGAAGTCCACGCAGAGACACAGACCCTCTGCCCCTTGGATGAGAGAGCCAACGCTTTGGTGCAGTTTCTCTTGGTCAAAGATCAAGCTAAGGTGCCTATTAAGCGCTCCGAGATGGTGAAGTTCATCATCCGTGAGTACAAAGACGAGTGCCTGGAGATCATCAACCGTGCCAACCGGAAGCTTCAGTGCGTTTTTGGGTATCAGCTGAaggagatagatacccaaaacCATTCTTACGTCATTACCAGCCGGCAGGAGGCTGTCCGGGCCGAGcaggcggcagcggcggcggcagcggcaagAGCTGAGGCAGAGGCAGCGGCGGCAGTGGAGGCAGAGGCGGAGGCTGCGGCCGCACCACAAGTGGGACCACCAGAGGGTCCCGCTTTGGACAAGCCTAGGCTGGGCCTTCTCATGGTGGTTCTGAGCCTCATCTTCCTGAAAGGCAACTGTGTCCGGGAGGAGCTGATCTTCAGCTTCCTGTACAAGCTGGGGCTAGATGTCTGCGAGAATCACACAGTGCTCGGGGACACCAAGCTGCTCATCACGGAGGTGTTTGTCAGGCAGAGGTACCTCGAGTACAGGCGGGTCCCCTTCTCGGAGCCTGCTGAGTTCGAGATCCTGTGGGGGCCCCGGGCCTtcctggaaacaagcaagatgctgGTGCTCAAATTCCTGGCCAAACTCCACAAGAAAGATCCCAGCTTCTGGTTCCGCCACTACCTGGAAGCCCTTTCCGAGTGCGACTGGGAAGACCCCAGTGAGGATGGGCCCGACTCGGGCGACGAAGCCCAAAACTCGACCAGCAACCCCCCATACCCCTAA